The following coding sequences lie in one Sorghum bicolor cultivar BTx623 chromosome 6, Sorghum_bicolor_NCBIv3, whole genome shotgun sequence genomic window:
- the LOC8058668 gene encoding uncharacterized protein LOC8058668 encodes MVAAIAVASAGLGMLAGVAMANRSSSSSSEAGAAQWRPGGGPALRWGAPRCEACGGSGKEECRLCARWSDAAGAAARGKKNGRSAGCGACAGTRRTPCRCCGGSGTGRRAPVRIATSARAAPTARTSSR; translated from the coding sequence ATGGTTGCGGCGATCGCGGTGGCGTCGGCGGGGCTCGGGATGCTGGCGggcgtcgccatggccaacaggtcgtcgtcgtcgtcgtccgagGCCGGCGCCGCGCAGTGGAGGCCCGGGGGTGGCCCGGCGCTGCGCTGGGGCGCCCCGCGCTGCGAGGCGTGCGGCGGGTCCGGCAAAGAGGAGTGCCGCCTGTGCGCGCGCTGGTCCGACGCCGCCGGGGCCGCCGCACGCGGGAAGAAGAACGGCCGGTCCGCCGGGTGCGGGGCGTGCGCGGGCACGCGCCGGACGCCGTGCCGGTGCTGCGGCGGGTCCGGGACCGGCCGCCGCGCGCCCGTGCGCATCGCCACGTCCGCGCGCGCCGCACCGACCGCCCGGACTTCCTCCAGATGA